In the genome of Nonlabens sp. MB-3u-79, one region contains:
- a CDS encoding TonB-dependent receptor produces the protein MAQSTVSGVILNDKNEPVMGVNVYLEGTYDGTITDLDGKFSFTTQETSYATLIASYIGYEEYKLEALVIDMVGLKLSLRESLNALNTVVLSAGSFSAGDSSKASVLKPLDIVTTAGAVGDFVGALQTLPGTSSNADDGRLFVRGGSAEETQIFIDGSRVFRPFAPTTGNIPTRGRFSPFLFDGITFSTGGYSAEYGDALSSVLLLNTNDFPKEEKTELGIMTVGGNFGKTKIWGKNSLSLNAQYINLAPYNELIPQNNQFEKPFQSINGEAVYRHEFDKGLFKAYSAYSYSDFAIIQEDIDIEEGFYFGLRNRNYYGNLNYYGSLSESWNIETGLSLAHDTNDLNIATTKIDAVENALHAKFKLQKRYNNYFKLHMGVEQFLINYKEEVLLENDTFNSGIEHGITGTFTEAEVFASKDLAFKAGLRGDYYSASSQFKVSPRLSAAVSLHSSSQLSLAYGNFYQAAQNNVQQYEKDLQPENAQHYIANFLFKKNDRMFRAEAYYKKYEQLLTYDTTRVQFDSDLSNGGDGYAAGLDLFWRDERSIENLDYWVSYSYLDTKRKFRNFPVEATPNFATDHNFSLVGKYWIEDWQSQVGATFNYSSGRPFTNANESGFLKDKTSSFQSLNLNWAYLIDQQKILYLSVSNVLGRANVFGYQYGDMPDVQGQFDRREIGQAADRFFFVGFFWTIGGSDNQLDNL, from the coding sequence ATGGCACAATCTACTGTGTCAGGAGTGATTCTCAATGATAAAAATGAACCAGTGATGGGTGTGAATGTCTATTTGGAAGGAACTTATGACGGTACAATTACAGACCTTGACGGGAAGTTCTCTTTTACCACACAAGAAACTTCGTACGCAACTTTGATCGCCAGCTATATAGGTTATGAAGAATACAAGCTAGAAGCTCTTGTAATAGATATGGTTGGATTAAAGTTAAGCTTGCGCGAAAGCTTGAACGCATTAAATACCGTAGTCCTGAGTGCAGGGAGTTTTAGTGCAGGAGATAGTTCTAAAGCAAGTGTTTTAAAGCCCTTAGATATTGTGACTACAGCTGGGGCAGTAGGAGATTTTGTTGGTGCATTACAAACCCTTCCAGGAACATCTTCCAACGCAGATGATGGGCGTTTGTTTGTGCGTGGTGGAAGTGCAGAAGAAACTCAAATTTTTATCGATGGAAGTCGTGTTTTTAGACCATTTGCTCCCACAACTGGTAACATCCCAACGAGAGGAAGATTTTCACCATTCCTGTTTGACGGTATTACATTTTCTACCGGTGGCTACAGTGCCGAATATGGAGATGCACTTTCTAGTGTGTTGCTCTTAAATACGAACGACTTCCCCAAAGAAGAAAAAACAGAATTGGGAATCATGACCGTAGGAGGGAATTTTGGAAAGACAAAAATATGGGGTAAAAACAGTCTAAGCCTGAATGCACAATACATCAACCTAGCCCCATACAATGAGTTGATTCCACAAAACAACCAATTTGAAAAGCCTTTTCAAAGCATCAATGGAGAAGCGGTTTACAGACATGAGTTTGACAAAGGGCTTTTTAAGGCTTACAGTGCCTATTCTTATAGTGATTTTGCTATTATCCAAGAAGATATAGACATAGAAGAAGGATTTTATTTTGGTTTGAGAAATAGAAATTATTACGGCAACCTTAATTACTACGGTTCTTTATCAGAAAGTTGGAATATAGAAACAGGTCTAAGTCTTGCCCACGACACTAACGATTTAAATATTGCAACGACCAAAATCGACGCTGTAGAAAACGCCTTGCATGCCAAATTTAAACTTCAAAAACGTTATAACAATTACTTTAAACTCCATATGGGCGTAGAGCAGTTCCTTATCAACTACAAGGAAGAGGTGCTATTAGAAAATGACACTTTTAACAGCGGTATTGAACATGGAATTACGGGCACTTTTACAGAAGCTGAGGTTTTTGCCTCTAAAGATCTTGCCTTCAAAGCTGGTCTGCGTGGAGATTACTACAGCGCCAGTTCGCAGTTTAAAGTATCACCAAGGTTGAGCGCTGCGGTAAGTCTCCATAGCAGCTCACAGTTGTCACTGGCATATGGTAATTTTTATCAAGCCGCCCAAAACAATGTGCAGCAATATGAAAAGGACCTCCAACCAGAAAATGCACAACATTATATAGCTAACTTTTTATTTAAAAAGAATGATCGCATGTTTAGAGCAGAGGCCTATTATAAAAAGTACGAGCAGTTGTTGACCTACGACACGACACGTGTTCAATTTGATAGCGATTTGAGTAATGGTGGCGATGGGTATGCCGCTGGGCTGGATTTATTTTGGAGAGATGAGCGCTCGATTGAGAACTTGGATTATTGGGTCAGTTATTCTTATCTGGATACCAAGCGTAAATTTCGCAATTTTCCTGTGGAGGCGACTCCTAATTTTGCAACCGATCATAACTTTAGTCTGGTAGGGAAATACTGGATAGAAGACTGGCAGTCACAAGTAGGTGCGACCTTTAATTATTCTAGCGGTCGTCCATTTACAAATGCAAACGAGTCTGGGTTTTTGAAGGATAAAACCTCTTCTTTTCAAAGCCTCAATTTGAACTGGGCTTACCTGATCGATCAACAAAAGATCTTGTATTTATCGGTTTCTAATGTGCTGGGAAGAGCTAATGTTTTTGGGTATCAATACGGCGACATGCCAGATGTTCAAGGGCAATTTGACCGTCGTGAGATAGGTCAGGCAGCAGACCGTTTCTTTTTTGTAGGCTTCTTTTGGACTATTGGCGGTAGCGATAATCAGTTGGACAACTTATAA
- a CDS encoding M1 family metallopeptidase, whose product MKKIAFILTVAVALASCNSSKNVVANPSSDSGTYWQQHVNYDMDVNIDVDRYQYTGQQKLVYTNNSPETIDRVYYHLFFNAFQPGSEMDVRSRTIADPDRRVGSRIVALKPNEIGYLHVSSMKQDGEAVIAEEEGTVLVVKLAKAIAPGQSTTLELDFNGQVPVQIRRSGRNNAEGVALSMTQWYPKMAEFDKYGWNTSPYIAREFHGVWGDFDVEVTIDKEYTIGGTGYLQNPKEIGHGYDKANSGPAKSTDGKLKWHFKAPQVHDFAFGADKDFIHDIYKGAKGVDLHFFYKDNDAIKENWKQLQPVTNEFLKYYNNHVGNYPYKQYSVVQGGDGGMEYAMCTLITGERSFGSLAGVTAHEFAHSWFNHILATNESKDEWMDEGFTTYISNLAMNEVFKEGKENPNAGSYRGYISLAMSGKEQPQTTHADRYEYNGAYGTSAYSKGAVFMAQLGYVVGDEIRDLIIKEYFNTWKFKHPDPNDFKRVAERVSGFDLEWYLRDWTMTTNTIDYSIENMSNLDGKAVISLSRKGLMPMPLDIEVTMNDGSTKMYYIPLEEMRGEKNITRNITKLADWAWAYPTYELALDGVNFNNVKSVTIDPKEMMADVNKDNNTFPIEE is encoded by the coding sequence ATGAAAAAAATTGCTTTTATTCTTACAGTTGCAGTTGCATTAGCTAGTTGTAACTCTTCTAAAAATGTAGTGGCTAACCCATCATCTGATTCTGGTACATACTGGCAACAACATGTCAACTATGATATGGATGTGAATATAGATGTAGATCGTTACCAATACACCGGTCAACAAAAACTGGTGTACACGAACAATTCACCAGAAACCATAGATCGAGTATACTACCACCTATTCTTTAACGCCTTCCAACCCGGTAGCGAAATGGATGTGCGTTCCCGTACTATTGCAGATCCTGATAGACGCGTAGGTTCTCGTATTGTTGCTTTAAAGCCTAATGAAATAGGGTATTTGCACGTGAGCAGTATGAAGCAAGACGGTGAAGCAGTAATAGCAGAAGAAGAAGGAACTGTACTCGTAGTAAAGCTTGCAAAAGCAATCGCACCAGGACAGTCTACTACTCTAGAACTGGATTTTAACGGTCAGGTTCCTGTACAAATAAGAAGAAGTGGACGTAATAATGCCGAAGGAGTTGCTCTTTCTATGACGCAATGGTACCCTAAAATGGCTGAGTTTGATAAATACGGTTGGAACACAAGTCCGTATATCGCACGTGAATTTCACGGTGTTTGGGGAGATTTTGATGTGGAAGTAACTATTGATAAAGAGTATACGATCGGTGGAACTGGTTACCTTCAAAATCCTAAAGAAATAGGTCATGGTTATGACAAAGCAAATTCTGGCCCTGCAAAAAGTACGGACGGAAAATTAAAATGGCATTTTAAAGCCCCTCAAGTTCATGATTTTGCATTTGGCGCAGACAAAGATTTTATCCACGACATCTACAAAGGAGCAAAGGGAGTGGACCTTCACTTCTTCTACAAGGATAACGATGCGATCAAAGAAAACTGGAAACAATTACAACCGGTAACTAATGAGTTCTTAAAGTACTATAATAATCATGTAGGAAATTACCCTTACAAACAATACTCTGTAGTTCAAGGTGGTGATGGTGGTATGGAATATGCCATGTGTACCTTGATAACTGGAGAACGCAGTTTTGGCAGTCTTGCTGGAGTTACCGCTCATGAATTTGCACACTCGTGGTTCAACCACATTCTGGCTACTAACGAGTCTAAAGATGAGTGGATGGATGAAGGTTTTACCACCTATATTTCTAATCTAGCCATGAACGAAGTTTTCAAAGAAGGAAAAGAAAATCCTAATGCTGGTTCTTACAGAGGTTATATAAGTCTTGCCATGTCTGGTAAAGAACAACCACAAACCACCCATGCAGATCGTTATGAATACAATGGAGCTTATGGAACCAGTGCTTATTCTAAAGGAGCTGTTTTTATGGCGCAACTAGGTTATGTGGTAGGAGATGAAATACGTGACCTAATTATCAAAGAGTATTTCAATACCTGGAAATTCAAACATCCAGACCCTAATGACTTTAAAAGAGTGGCTGAGCGTGTGAGCGGTTTTGACTTGGAATGGTATTTAAGAGACTGGACCATGACCACAAATACGATCGATTATTCTATTGAAAATATGAGCAATCTGGATGGTAAGGCAGTAATTTCGCTTTCGCGAAAAGGCCTTATGCCTATGCCACTAGACATAGAAGTTACTATGAATGATGGTAGTACAAAAATGTATTACATCCCTCTGGAAGAAATGCGCGGAGAAAAGAACATCACTAGAAATATTACTAAGCTTGCAGACTGGGCTTGGGCATATCCTACTTATGAGTTGGCTCTTGACGGTGTCAACTTCAACAACGTAAAAAGTGTAACCATCGATCCTAAAGAAATGATGGCAGATGTAAATAAGGATAATAATACTTTTCCAATAGAGGAATAG